Below is a genomic region from Paraburkholderia sp. BL23I1N1.
GCCTCGGCGCGCGCGGTGCTGGTCGATCTGTTTAAAACGCTGGCTGAAACCCGCACGGTCTTTTTCTCGAGCTACGACTCCGCGTTTACGCAAGCATGCGGGGCGCGAACCATCGATTTTGCGGATCTGGGTATGCGCGGCTAGAAGGCATTTGCGCGCCGTACTTGCCGATAAACCGTAGGAAGATTCAATGAACCATGGTCACGGGCGTGGGCGTTCGACTTGACAGCGCGGCGAACATCGCCAGTCTTCTAAACAGGCTCATACGGCTCGCGTCGATCACCATGACATCGGGCTGGGTCGTTGCCGCGTAGGCAGCAATCGCTTTCGCGGGATGCCCGAATACCCGCTTCCAGTGGTACGGCACGCCGGCTTCTTCGAGAACGGTGCGAGCATCGATCAGCGCTTTTAGCATGGCGTTCTTTTCCATTCGCACCAGTGAGCTTCGGGTGTGGAAGGCTGCCGCGCGCCCCTGATCGACGGGCTCGAGTACTTCGAGCAATTCGACTTCAGTGACGCCGCGCTCCAGGAACATGAAGGCCGCGTAGCGCGCGGCTTCTACCGCGCCGCCGTGGTCGAGAACAGGAATCAGCATTCGTATCATCGAAAACTCCATGCAGGTACTCTGTACTTTTAGCTTAGGCGATGCGGCGTTAACGTTACGTAAAAAACACCGCTGTTTTTTGCTGCGTGCAGACACATTCCGTAACGGCGCAAAGCGCACTCACGATGATGCCTGTATCGCGGCAGGATTCAGTTCGATATGCAAAATCACCAGCCACCGCTTCGGGCAATCCTCGGCAATCTGCAAATCCTGCTTCCCGTCGCCAACCGTTTTCACAAAACCCTTCTCACGCGCGAAACCGAACGCGCGCCGCGCATCGGATTGCAGCCACAGCGTGAGCAGCCCGCATGTCACGCAACTGAAGAGCCAGATCGTTTCATGAGGCAGCGCTGCATCGAGTTGCTGCGCGACGTACGTAAAAATAGTCGTGAGCACCTGATTGGTGACGAAGGCGATGGCGACGACCTTGCACATCCCTCTGAATATCATGGCGGGTTTCGAGGGCGTCATGGGAGGTCGAAACCCGGAACGGGAAACGCGCAGGCCTCGACGGCCACGTTGCCCTTTGTTTGTTTGAATGCCATACACTCTCCAGCCAATCGCGAACTTTTCTTGCGGCGGAACGCCAGATTCAAACTATACGAACGGCACCATAAAGGCCGGGAAACAATTGCCGCCGTCGACATAAAAATTCCGTGAAAATCAGCGCACGCCAACCAGCCGGTAGCCCACTCCCGCTTCGGTGACGATGTGTTCAGGATGCGCCGGATCGCGTTCGAGCTTGTGCCGCAGATGCCCCATGTAAATTCGCAGGTAGTGGTGGTTGTCGGTTTGCAAGGGGCCCAATACTTCGCCGAGCAGTTGTTCATGCGTCAATACGCGCCCAGGATGGCGCACCAGCACGGAGAGAAGGCGATATTCGGTGGGGCTGAGATGGACAATCCGGCTGCCGCGCACAACCCGCCTCTCGCCGAGATCGATCGTGACGAGGCCGAACTGGACCTGAGGTACGCCGACCCTGCCGCCACCCGTCTGCCGGCGCAAATGCGCGCGTATCCGCGCACTGAGTTCAGGGAGTCCGAACGGCTTGGTGAGGTAGTCGTCGGCGCCGGCGTCGAGCGCGGCGACCTTGTCTTCCTCGCGGCTTCGCGCCGACAGGACGATGACCGGCATGGCGGACCAAACCCGCAACTCACGGATTACCTCGATGCCGTCCATGTCCGGCAAACTCAGATCGACAATGACGAGATCCGCCAGCCGCGTGGCAGCGTGCGCCAGCCCTTGCGCGCCGGTCTGCGCTTCGAAGACGCTCATACCGGCTTCTTCGAGGCACGTACGAATGAAGCGGCGGATGGCCTTGTCAGCGTCGATCACAACGACTGTTACGGTGGGGTCGCTCATGAATGCGCCACGTCGGCAGCACCCCGCTGAGGTCGCGGCCAACGTTCAGGCGGGGTCTCCATAGATTGCTGGACAAGCGCGCTTCATGCGCGCGCCGGTAGAACACCAGGGTCAATGCATCGGCTTGAGATCGTCCAAAGCCACGTTGAGCTTCAACACGTTCACGCGTGCCTCGCCGAAAATGCCGAACTGCCGCCCCGACGTGTTACTCGCAATCAGATTGGTGACCTGATCGACCGGCAGGCCGCGGGCCTTCGCCACGCGCTCCGCCTGACAGGCCGCAGCCGCGGGACTGATCTCCGGATCGAGCCCGCTGCCCGACGACGTCGCCAGATCCACTGGCACCAGTTGCGACATGTCGTTACCCGCCGCCTTCAAGGCATCGAGACGGCCTTTGATTTCGTCGGCGAGCGCGGGGTTGGTCGGACCGAGGTTCGCCCCCCCTGAGTTCTGCGCGTTATAGGGCTGGGGCCTGGTGGCCGACAGGCGTCCCCAGAAATAGAACGGCGCATCGAACTGCTGGCCGATCAGCGCGGAGCCGGCCACCTTGCCGTTCCGTTCGAGCAGACTGCCGTTCGCCTGGTGCGCGAAGGCCGTATGGCCGATTGCGGTCACAACGATCGGGTAGATCACTCCGGTGACTACTGTCATCAGGATGAACAGGACCAATAGCGGACGAAGCAGCGTTTTCATGATGTTCACTCTATTGGCTCAAACCCAGCCGAACACGTTCAGCACCATATCGATCAGCTTGATGAACGGGAACGGCAGCAGTATCCCGCCCAGCCCGTAGACCAGCAGATTGCGGCGCAATAGCGACGCCGCGCCAAGCGGCCGGTATTTCACGCCCTTGAGCGCAAGCGGGATCAGCGCAACGATAATCAGCGCGTTGAAAATCACCGCCGACAGAATCGCGGACGACGGCGAGCTCAGATGCATCACGTCGAGCACACGCAGTTGCGGATAGGTCGTCGCGAAAGCCGCCGGGATGATGGCGAAGTACTTGGCGACGTCGTTGGCGATCGAGAACGTGGTGAGCGAGCCGCGTGTCATCAGCATCTGCTTGCCGATTTCGACGATCTCGATCAGCTTGGTCGGATTCGAATCGAGGTCGACCATGTTGCCGGCTTCTTTCGCGGCCTGCGTGCCGGTGTTCATCGCGACCGCCACGTCCGCTTGCGCGAGCGCGGGGGCGTCATTGGTGCCGTCGCCGGTCATCGCAACCAGGCGCCCTTCGGCCTGGTGCGCGCGGATCGTGGCGAGCTTCGCTTCCGGCGTGGCTTCGGCGAGGAAATCGTCGACGCCGGCTTCCGCTGCAATCGCGGCGGCTGTCAGCCGGTTGTCGCCGGTCACCATGATGGTCTTGATGCCCATCTTGCGCAGTTCGGCGAAGCGTTCCTTGATGCCGCCCTTGACAATGTCCTTCAACTCGATCACGCCCATGCAGCGCGCAGCGCTCTCGCCACGGATGTGCTGCGCGACAACCAGCGGTGTACTGCCGCGCCGGGCGATTTCCGTCACCGCGGTCGTCAACTCCGCGGGGAAGCGACCGCCGTGCGCCTCGACATAATGTTTGATCGCATCGGACGCGCCCTTGCGAATCTCGCGATCGGGCAGGTCGACACCGCTCATGCGCGACTGCGCGCTAAACGCCAGGAAAGTGGCCTGCAACTCGTGCATGTCGCGTTCGCGGATATTGAAGCGCTGCTTGGCGAGAACCACAATGCTGCGCCCTTCCG
It encodes:
- a CDS encoding universal stress protein, whose product is MIRMLIPVLDHGGAVEAARYAAFMFLERGVTEVELLEVLEPVDQGRAAAFHTRSSLVRMEKNAMLKALIDARTVLEEAGVPYHWKRVFGHPAKAIAAYAATTQPDVMVIDASRMSLFRRLAMFAALSSRTPTPVTMVH
- a CDS encoding response regulator — its product is MSDPTVTVVVIDADKAIRRFIRTCLEEAGMSVFEAQTGAQGLAHAATRLADLVIVDLSLPDMDGIEVIRELRVWSAMPVIVLSARSREEDKVAALDAGADDYLTKPFGLPELSARIRAHLRRQTGGGRVGVPQVQFGLVTIDLGERRVVRGSRIVHLSPTEYRLLSVLVRHPGRVLTHEQLLGEVLGPLQTDNHHYLRIYMGHLRHKLERDPAHPEHIVTEAGVGYRLVGVR
- the kdpC gene encoding potassium-transporting ATPase subunit KdpC: MKTLLRPLLVLFILMTVVTGVIYPIVVTAIGHTAFAHQANGSLLERNGKVAGSALIGQQFDAPFYFWGRLSATRPQPYNAQNSGGANLGPTNPALADEIKGRLDALKAAGNDMSQLVPVDLATSSGSGLDPEISPAAAACQAERVAKARGLPVDQVTNLIASNTSGRQFGIFGEARVNVLKLNVALDDLKPMH